Genomic DNA from Podospora pseudoanserina strain CBS 124.78 chromosome 4, whole genome shotgun sequence:
ctacctacctacccacctacctacctacctacctacctacctacctacctacctatctacctacctacctacctacctacctacctacctatcttgCTACCGTCAAGGGGCGATGAAATGCTGACTgagatggcgatgatgatagGACGGCGGATCACGATATCGATGAGCAGTTGAACACTCAGATTACGATTTATACTGGTCGTGGACTGCGTAAGGTCTCCTCATCTATACGCTATTGGATTGTGTGTTGCTGACAACAAAAAGTAATCGaatccaccaccggccccctCTGGCTCTGGGGGACAGGCTCAGAACACCACGTCCTCTACCAATACCAgctcacctccacctcggacatcttcctcggccagATCCAGACCGAGTCGCCCTATTTCGCTCCCGTTCCCAACTCCCTTGTTCCGTTCCCGCCCGTGGCGAAGTACTCCGACCCCGACTACCGCGCTCAGTGTGTGGGGATCGCGGGGAACTGCCCGGCGGCGTGGGgattgagggtgatgagcaGCAGGAATGTGTTGGTTTACGGAGCGGGGTTGTATTCTTTCTTTGATAATTACTCCACGGCTTGCAGCACGTTTGATGCGGGGCAGACGTGCCAGCAGAGGATCACGAGcgtggaggggagggcggagaaTGTGGCGGTTTATAACCTCAACACGATCgggacgagggagatggtgacgagggatggggggatggtggggggcAGTGGGTGGGCGGAGAACAGGAACACTTTTGCGAGTAATGTTGGGGTTTATAGGGCTTAGTTTGCATAGAGATCATGTAGGGGGGTTTAGGGGTCAAGGGGTTGGTCAAGGGAGGTAGATTATCAACGCTGgagctgggggtgggaggtaagtttgatgttgatgctggggttggatggcATAAATTGGAATACATCATGCTGACTTTTCCCAACCCTGATTCTGCTTGTAGAACAAAAGtgccagaaacaaaaaacagTAAGCTGCGCGTGTATCAAGCTGGGTATCCTGCTAAATCGCCAGCCGAAAAATATCCAGAACAGCAACCCaagcagcaaaaaaaaaaatataaaaaaattaaaaaaaaatataaaaatattaaaaaaaatacaacaaaaaaataaataaataaaaataaaaaataaatagatagataaaaataaaaagtaaatGAAAAAAGTGAAATAGTTGTCACAGTGTCGACCAAGGTCTAGGGTAAGTGTTATTGCgcgagggaaaggaaaaggggagcaAAGCTCCCTACGAAGTGGTGTCTAAATACAGCCGAAGCGGCACTGCTCCTCCCGAGCCCCACACCCTGTTCTCCTCTGAGCCTCGCTTTGATGCCGTGACAATAGTATACAGACAACAAACCCAGAGCCAGTTGCTTTCCCAACCGACCCTCCAGCAAAcctcactcctcctcctcctcgtcctcactatcatcctcatcccccggATCAGGCATCACAATCCTGTTCAAATGCGTCACAAACCcaaccatcccccccactacatccatcacctccccctccaagcccccctccctcgtccaaaccccatcatccaccttCTTCCAAACAGTATGATTCCTCAACTTGAGCAGCCGCATATCCCTATGCTCGGGATGAAACCCCTTCGGCCTGGTCTTGAGCGCGTTCCCTCGGTTCATCTCGGCGTACGCCTCCATTGCGTCttgttcctcctcttcccggtttttcttcccctttcccctgcccttcttttccccttGCAGGAGGAAAATCCGCCTAAATGCCGGTTCGGTGAgcgccctcctccatcgaTCAGGCCGCTCATCAACACTAGCCCTCAGCCTCCCCAAAGCGGCCCCGTCAGGATGCCACAGCCCCCCACCCACAAAACTGTTCCCATCAGGTTCCACGTGAACATAATAACACGCATAGGGGCCCTTACGACCTGTCCTGCTGAACGCAGCCGAGAAGTGAGGCTTGTAAGGTGTGGGGTCGTTACTGAAACGAACATCCCGGTAAATTCTAAAGTTGACGTCCTTAAAAGGGAGCTCAGGCACGGTAGGGTCGAGCGAGGTGATCTTTTCGGTCAAGCAGGTGACGTAAGACTCCCAGTCGGCGAGAGCGCGGCGGTACTCCTTGTCGTGGAGCTTGAGCCAGGAGCGCTTGTTGTTGGCTTTGAGGTccgagaggaagaggagggtgttggggtggagggcgtGAGGACGGTAGGGGGTGGTGCCTTCGGggcggagggtggggaggggggtgtatGTCACTTTTGGGGGGGCgtcggagtcggagtcggagtcggAATCGGAGTCTGATTTTGGTTTGGCTTCCTCTTGGGGGTTGTCTTTGAactcgttgtcgtcgtctgGATCAGATTCAGGTTCGAGCTGCTTCTTGGCTTTCTTTGCTGGACGGCCTCTGCCGCGTCTTTTCGGGGCGGTTGGcttggctttggcgagggggtCTGGTGATTCGGAGtctgaaggggaggggtcaAAGTATTTGCTGGTTTTGCCTGTGGATGATGACGCTGCGCGCTGGGGCCTTGACGTTGATACTGGCTCTTCCACTGCGGCAGCAGGGGCAGATTTGCGTTTTCGGCCGACCATTCTGAAATGATTTGAGAAGGAACCGAATGAGGGTTGTGAGGGCCAATCGATCTAGGGCTCAATTCCTCTCCAAATAAGAGCTGATCTTTGTGACGGTTGCTCAATGACGTTCGCGATCCGAGGAATATTCCAGACGAGCGGGGATGTCATGGCAGTGCCGTGTTCTGTGTTCTGTGTCGCGAAAGCACGTGCCTCTTCTTTAATTGGATTATGTCGTTTATAACACTTGCCCCTCCTTTACCATCACCGACCAGAGATGTCGAGCAACAAATCTATGTGCTTCATCAAAGTGAAGACACTGGATGCTTCAGGGCAGCACCGCAGCCATGGGAAAGCCACCCTTGAAGCATACATACGTACGCCCCGCCGAGGATCTTTTGTGCGTGGATCTTCCCCAGAAACTACCCCAAACAGCCCCCGGATAGTCCCCCACAAAaagcttttctctttccttctttCTTTGAACATTTCCTGGACAAGCAATTCTCGTCCTGCATCATCGCGCATTACCTACCCCACACTTTCTCTTCTTAAGaacttccccaacccccagcctCCCCCGCGCATCTCCAACTCTGCTTTCTAACCTCACCTAAcccacatcctcacccatccatcccgtTTGACAACCCCATCCCTGCTAtcccaccccttttccaatCACTGTTCGCCTCTCCCATCCTCACAAtgaccaaccccccccaGCCCGGCTAACAACCCACGGCTACGTGAtaatcccctccttcctacccccctccaccctctccgccctccgcACCGCCTCATCCActctcatctccctctcctctgccgGCCAATGGCCCCACGTCCGCACCACAGGCAAACAATTCCCCCCCTGGGACCCCTCCCTAGTCCCGCACTCGGCCGGCATCTGGGGCgtccaacacctcctccacccttccctcccctcccccctcccaacgcGAGGCTTTTGTCAAGCTCTACTTCTCCCCCGCGctgctctccctctcccgggaaatcctctccctccctccgcctGACGGCCTGGTGATGGAACTGTTCAACCTGCTGTGTGGGCCCAGCGACGGGAAAGGGTTCGAGCTCTCCTGGCATAGGGACGACATTCCCGCCTCggcgacggaggaggaggaacgggAAAGGGTGTGGAAACCGGGGGAGGTGTACTCTCACACGCAGTGGAATTTGCCGTTGTATGACGACAAcagtttggttttggtgccGGGGTCGCATTCGCGGCCGCGGACGGCAGCGGAGCGAGAGGCTGATCCTCATGGGGGTGATTTGGAGGGgcaagtggtggtggagctgaAGGCGGGGGATTTGGTGTTTTACGATAACAACATCCTCCATCGGGGGGTGTATTCGGGGGGTAAGCAACGGGTGACGCTTCACGGGTCGGTTGGGAGGgcggatggggggggggaggggatgaagaagcgGGCGAGGAATGTGCTGCAGCACGGGGTCGGGAGCTGGGTTGAGCGGGCCGATTTTTcttgtttgggggagggggaagaaagaaagacggcggaggggatgaggaggaggttggtcgagatggggagggctgctggagaggttggctACTCGCTTGTCGGCTGAAAAGGAGGGATATATCTAGTTTTTTAAGTGCAGCGTATGGATATCGCCCCTAGTTTCTCGAACTATGAGAATGAGCTGCTCGGACGGCTGTTTTTTTGGACTTCAGTCTGTGATTCAGCAAGATGTGCCAACCATGGAATACGCACAGCTGCTCTTTTGGCTCCTCTAGAATTACTTCGAGAAAACCGCGGCGGCTCTCACGCCAACTCCATCTCATTCATTATTAACGGCCGGCAGGTGGGGGTATCGAAgcagcacacacacataaCCGTCTCAGCTGCCCGgttcccctccctccttgcttcaacagcaaaagtataaaaacaacaaaaaaagcaaTTGGTATCTCGTTCGGCAATTCATTACCGTTGGTTTCCCTTTCCCAAGCAACAAAAGCGCCCCgcaacacaaaaaaaaaagagagaaaaaagagaaaaaaaagaaaagaaaaaaaagggacaaCAGATTCAACCCCAACTCGACTCAATATCGCCAAGCTTCCCGCGCAACCAAAGCCATGGTCATTTTGGTATTTCGTTATGCCGTCGACTTCGTTCGTTTCGTtatggaaggggggggtgaggggcgCTTAGGcagtagtggtggtggtagccgcagcaggagcagcaggagtgGCCTCGACAgccggagcagcagccgcctcctccttcttctcctcctcgacagcgggagcgggagcgggagcaggGGTCTCCACGGcgggagcaggagccggCTCAGCAGCGACTGGGGCCGGAGCAGGAGCGGGGGTCGGCTCGGTGGCAGCTGtcggagcagcagccgcggCGGTGGTCTCAGCAGCGGGGGCAGCTAAACCTTAATGTTAGCACATCTCAacttttgtttttctttctacCGTCAAAGATACGAACCAGCTGGGGCGggagcctcctccttcttctcctcggcagcagcagcgggagcagCTTCAGTAGCAGCTTCAGTAGCAGCTATCATTTGTTAGTTTTTTTCCAAGGTTCCTCTGACTTCCGAAACCAGACACAACTCACCAGCCGGAGTCTCAACAGGGGCAGCCGCCGGGGCCGTCTCGGTCTTGGTGGCCTCGGTGCCAGCAGTGACAGC
This window encodes:
- a CDS encoding hypothetical protein (EggNog:ENOG503NW5F; COG:S) codes for the protein MVGRKRKSAPAAAVEEPVSTSRPQRAASSSTGKTSKYFDPSPSDSESPDPLAKAKPTAPKRRGRGRPAKKAKKQLEPESDPDDDNEFKDNPQEEAKPKSDSDSDSDSDSDAPPKVTYTPLPTLRPEGTTPYRPHALHPNTLLFLSDLKANNKRSWLKLHDKEYRRALADWESYVTCLTEKITSLDPTVPELPFKDVNFRIYRDVRFSNDPTPYKPHFSAAFSRTGRKGPYACYYVHVEPDGNSFVGGGLWHPDGAALGRLRASVDERPDRWRRALTEPAFRRIFLLQGEKKGRGKGKKNREEEEQDAMEAYAEMNRGNALKTRPKGFHPEHRDMRLLKLRNHTVWKKVDDGVWTREGGLEGEVMDVVGGMVGFVTHLNRIVMPDPGDEDDSEDEEEEE
- a CDS encoding hypothetical protein (COG:E; EggNog:ENOG503NWCP), translating into MELFNLLCGPSDGKGFELSWHRDDIPASATEEEERERVWKPGEVYSHTQWNLPLYDDNSLVLVPGSHSRPRTAAEREADPHGGDLEGQVVVELKAGDLVFYDNNILHRGVYSGGKQRVTLHGSVGRADGGGEGMKKRARNVLQHGVGSWVERADFSCLGEGEERKTAEGMRRRLVEMGRAAGEVGYSLVG
- a CDS encoding hypothetical protein (COG:S; EggNog:ENOG503PFNE), whose translation is MPGIPFGALDNLKGKLKAAFKSRAEKKAKKDAEKAKKDEAAPAAPAAATGESSTAAPAAAAGTAVTAGTEATKTETAPAAAPVETPAAATEAATEAAPAAAAEEKKEEAPAPAAAPAAETTAAAAAPTAATEPTPAPAPAPVAAEPAPAPAVETPAPAPAPAVEEEKKEEAAAAPAVEATPAAPAAATTTTTA